The following nucleotide sequence is from Caldicellulosiruptor saccharolyticus DSM 8903.
AATATGTTATTCTGAGATTTGCAAGGATAATTCGGTATATTTCAACAAGGATAAAAGATTTGTCAAAGGTTTTCATTGTGGTCAACAAAGCAAATCCAAGACAAAAAATTTGTATACCAGACGAGATAACAGGGGAAATAATTCCATGGTGCGGTAGACTGCATGAACCTTGGGATAGAAAGATTGTTTTTCATGTTGAAAGACTAAAACAAAAACTTTTGGAGCACAGGTTTACAGATACTGAGAAGTTAATTGAATTTACAAACGAAATACTTAGAAAGCACAATATTAATGTAAGTACACAGTACGGTGAGGTGAAAGATGGCATGATATATATAATGACAAATATACAGAGTCTTGATGACCTTCTCAAGAACAGGTTTACAGACTTTGTGACAGACGATATATCAAAATCAAGAATACAAGTTCTTATGTGTGAAGATAAACAAAAGATAGATGAAGCAGCAAGAATACAGGGTTTTAAGATAGTTTTGACATCTTATGAGCTTGAAAGATACGCATACGAAAAAGGGTTTGAATATGTATTTGCAGGTGCAATTGAAATTCCTAAAATTACACATGCAATAGAAGATTTAATTTCGAGAGCGACAGCAGAACCTGAAAGAAAATTGATTAAAGAATCGAAAAGTGAACAGATAGAAAATCCAGAACAGGTAGTTGAACCAGAACAGATAGAAGAAAAACCCGACGAAGATTCATTTTCCAACCCAGTAGAAGATTCAGAAGAAGAACTTTTTGCTCAAGATTTGAAACAGGAAGTTAAAAACATAGAAGAAAAAAGTACTGCGACAGAACAAACAGAAAATATGCAGGATGTAGAAGTTTTTATTTCAAATCTATCTTCTGCCGTCACTCAGCTAATATCTACAGAGGTTAGTATGTTTTTAAAAGAACACAGCAAGAACATGGAAGATAATCAAAAGTTAAAACAGGAAATAACAAAGCTACTGGAGGAAAATCAGAAATTAAAAGAAAGAATAGCAGAGCTTGAGGAAAAACTCAAGAAACTGAACAAGATAAAAGAACTTATAACTAGTTTAGCAGGTGGTCTGGATGAGTAAAGTTATACTTTCTGTATCTTTTTTGCTGATACTTGTA
It contains:
- a CDS encoding AAA family ATPase, with amino-acid sequence MGKIISIFSPKGGVGKTTLTLALAEVLQKEGKTLVIEFDFSPGDFATLLDVDKTKNIELAVVYGLSSAVQKPEGKEYFVVAGGFPETHEKINAEQIKNLLSEARNNFDFILFDIQPGLVERSIDVLNNSDKVLVIIENNQYVILRFARIIRYISTRIKDLSKVFIVVNKANPRQKICIPDEITGEIIPWCGRLHEPWDRKIVFHVERLKQKLLEHRFTDTEKLIEFTNEILRKHNINVSTQYGEVKDGMIYIMTNIQSLDDLLKNRFTDFVTDDISKSRIQVLMCEDKQKIDEAARIQGFKIVLTSYELERYAYEKGFEYVFAGAIEIPKITHAIEDLISRATAEPERKLIKESKSEQIENPEQVVEPEQIEEKPDEDSFSNPVEDSEEELFAQDLKQEVKNIEEKSTATEQTENMQDVEVFISNLSSAVTQLISTEVSMFLKEHSKNMEDNQKLKQEITKLLEENQKLKERIAELEEKLKKLNKIKELITSLAGGLDE